Proteins from one Brassica oleracea var. oleracea cultivar TO1000 unplaced genomic scaffold, BOL UnpScaffold01202, whole genome shotgun sequence genomic window:
- the LOC106321066 gene encoding inactive disease resistance protein RPS4-like, whose amino-acid sequence VPQNTEKLRWVDLSQSQGLLNLSGLSRAKNLERLDLEGCKSLVMLGSSIEQMNKLIYLNLRECTSLESLPEGINLKSLKTLILSGCSNLQEFQIISENIESLYLDGSTIQRVAERIESLRNLILLNLKNCCRLKCLPNDLYKLKSLQELILFGCSALESLPPIKEEMGCLEILLMDGTSIKQTPETIFLSNLKVFSFCGSSIEDSTELALLPFSGNSCLSDLYLTNCNIYKLPDNFSSLHSLRSLCLSRNNIETLPESIEKLHCLLFLDLKHCRRLNSLPVLPPNIQCVDAHGCVSLEKVAKPVTVPLVTERMHTTFIFTDCFKLNRAEQEAIVAQAQLKSQLLARTSLQHNHKGLVLDPLVAVCFPGSDIPSWFCHQSMGSSIETNLLPHWCNNKFIGASLGVVVTFKDHEGRHANRLSVRCTCRFKNRNGQSIRFSFCLGVWNESCGSSCHEPRKLGSDHVFISFNNCNVPVFQWNEESNDGNRCRPTSASFEFYLTDGTERKLERCKVTRCGMSLLYAPDENDRGFQGTRVTDTVERTSSEAFVPIRGRSHSQVGERRNGRMRDEMPL is encoded by the exons GTGCCACAGAATACAGAAAAATTAAGATGGGTTGACCTCAGTCAGTCACAAGGCTTGCTGAATCTATCAGGTTTGTCCAGGGCCAAAAATCTTGAAAGATTGGATCTCGAAGGCTGTAAGAGTTTGGTTATGTTGGGCTCATCAATCGAACAGATGAACAAACTAATTTACCTGAACCTCAGAGAGTGCACTAGCCTTGAGAGTCTTCCGGAGGGAATCAATTTGAAGTCTCTAAAGACTCTGATCCTCAGTGGCTGCTCAAACCTTCAGGAGTTTCAAATCATATCAGAAAATATTGAGTCCCTTTACTTAGACGGCTCAACCATACAACGAGTTGCTGAACGCATTGAGAGTCTTCGCAACCTTATTTTGCTGAATCTCAAGAATTGTTGCAGGTTGAAGTGTCTTCCCAACGATCTTTACAAGCTGAAATCTCTTCAGGAACTGATTCTCTTTGGCTGCTCAGCTCTGGAGAGTCTTCCACCCATCAAAGAGGAGATGGGATGCTTAGAGATTTTGCTTATGGATGGAACTTCCATCAAACAGACACCTGAAACGATTTTTTTGAGTAACCTGAAGGTGTTTTCGTTCTGTGGATCTAGCATCGAAGATTCCACAGAGTTGGCGTTGTTGCCTTTCTCAGGCAACTCTTGTCTTTCGGACCTCTATCTGACGAATTGCAATATCTACAAATTGCCGGACAACTTTAGTTCCTTACACTCGTTGAGGTCTCTATGCTTAAGCAGAAACAACATTGAGACTCTACCTGAGAGCATCGAGAAACTTCATTGTCTGTTGTTTCTTGACTTAAAACATTGCCGCAGGCTCAATTCTCTCCCGGTGCTTCCACCTAATATACAGTGTGTAGATGCTCATGGGTGTGTTTCTCTGGAAAAAGTTGCAAAACCAGTGACAGTTCCCCTAGTAACTGAGAGGATGCATACTACTTTCATTTTTACGGATTGCTTCAAACTGAACAGAGCTGAACAAGAAGCTATTGTAGCTCAGGCCCAACTCAAGAGTCAGCTACTGGCAAGGACATCTCTTCAACATAATCATAAG GGACTAGTTCTGGATCCTCTGGTTGCCGTTTGCTTCCCAGGAAGTGACATACCCTCATGGTTCTGCCATCAGAGTATGGGATCTTCGATTGAAACCAACCTCCTTCCTCACTGGTGCAACAATAAATTTATTGGAGCTTCCCTAGGTGTTGTTGTCACCTTCAAGGATCACGAAGGTCGTCATGCAAACCGTTTATCTGTAAGGTGCACGTGCAGATTTAAAAATCGAAACGGTCAGTCAATCAGATTTAGTTTCTGTCTTGGGGTATGGAACGAGTCATGTGGATCATCTTGCCATGAACCACGGAAACTTGGATCTGACCATGTGTTTATTAGCTTTAACAACTGTAATGTGCCAGTCTTCCAATGGAATGAAGAGAGTAACGACGGTAATAGATGTCGTCCCACTAGTGCCTCATTTGAATTCTACCTTACTGATGGCACTGAAAGGAAGCTAGAAAGGTGCAAGGTGACAAGGTGTGGGATGAGTTTGCTATATGCTCCAGATGAGAATGACCGTGGGTTCCAGGGAACTCGGGTTACAGATACTGTTGAGCGTACATCGAGTGAAGCTTTTGTACCCATAAGAGGTCGGTCACACTCGCAAGTTGGAGAAAGAAGGAATGGTAGAATGAGAGATGAAATGCCCTTATGA